The Papaver somniferum cultivar HN1 unplaced genomic scaffold, ASM357369v1 unplaced-scaffold_70, whole genome shotgun sequence genomic interval gaaagagcgatctaCCACGATATCACCCAAATCTTGTACTTTGAGATTGGAGAAGAAATGGTACTTGAAATTATAATTCGACCATTTTGAtagattttcttcttggaaaagaGATGCTCCTATCACAAAGGAGTGATTTGCCCAAAAATTCTTCATGTGCAACGACTAACCCGAAGACCTAGATCTATTTTTCTGATGAAGAACTTGATCTTCGCCCGTGCCGAATAGCCGATGTACTTCTACCAAGAAAACCAAACACGAACAAATCGTGAGAAAGAAACACTATAAAAGTGCAGATAAAATCGCTCTAATAACGAAGATAAAAATCGCTCTAATAGCGAAGAAATtattaaaaacaaagaaatagcTTCTAAATCGAAATCAACTATCTAATATTACTAAAAACAAGAAATCTTTgctcagatgaagaagaagaagttgatgggttttttttctttctagtttTTGAGAAGAGAGAGAAGAGACTTTGCAGTTTACCTCCGAGTCACTCCTCAAGGTGTTTGCACGTCACGTGAGCAACAAAAAACCTCGCGTATACATGTGTTTGTGTATGGAACAATAAATATGCATGTACCTCATCTAATACAACTATAAACACATTAAACAtacaataaaattaaaattttgcaTTCTCTATGAGTACCTCTCTATATTAATAGTCTCCATGTATTTATAATTTTGTGAATGCCGCAAATTTATTAATTCATGGTCTTGAAAACCGATTCAAAACAACATACTGCATGTATGACACTTTGCACTTTACCTCAGAGTCACTCCTTTAGGTATGTGCACGTCACGTGAGTAACAAAGCACCTCACTTAGTCTTTAGTCTTTACCAAACACAAACCAAGAAATTTCTTCAATCCTTTTTCAACATCTTATACTTCCATGGAAAAGATTATTTTCTCTAATGGATTCTATCTGACCTGAAATTTTAATGCTAACAAATTTTATAAGGGTGTTTCTTTATGTACCCCTAGAAAATGATAATGGTACCCCATGCGTTAGTTATGTTAGTTAGAATTTGGTTAAAAAATCATgatatttttctttgaaaattctAATATCGAAACCCCCAACTTTCCGTAGCTAAAAAAATTTCCTAAACGATGGTGAGGATCCAAAATAGAGAACTTCGGCATAAGTTCTAAATAGTTGAGTTTTTTCATCCTAATCCGTCCATTTCCTTGACAAGCAGTTGATTACGATAACAATAATCACTGATCTTGAATAATAGATGACGTACATCATATGTAACAACGTTATCTTGATCATCATCGACCTAAGATATTGTGCAAAGTAAATATATATTACAGAAATGGCATGAAACAAAGGGGAATTGCTTTTGCTAAATCTTCTAAATAATTAGTAGGagaggtagtggtggtggttgacaATGATGAATTTGGGTAATTGTCATCGATAGAGCAAACATGCatctgagtttttttttctttttctttttttgaatcaTCAACAGAAGATGAATGAAGAAAACCCATCTTTGTTTGTAATGATAGAAATGAAAGCCTTTTCCCTTCCCGATGATGAAAGACTAACAGATTACCAATGCTAAATCTAACAGATGTGAAGTCGATTCTCGACAACCTTTCTACTCTAAGACAAGTTGCGAGTATCAGATCAATCAAACCCTACATATAAGTATAatcaaaaaggaagaaaaataaatctcaaattctctaggttttttttttcttcgggcGCCGGAGAACAGAGTGTTTAATCTTCCCTCCCTTGTTAAAGTAATTATTTATAAAATGAAGACAGTAGCATTTTTCCGATGGTTTTCTGTCTGTACATGGGGTATACAAAATTGACAAGTTTGATGGGGTAGGAAGAGAATCTTTAAGGGTACAGGGATAAAGGGATATCGTTAGTATTTCTAGGGGTATATACAATAAAGTATTTCCCCACACCGTTTTGATAGAAAATAGTACTATAATCAGTCGGTTTTACTTTCAGATGTCATTAATTCACGTGTCCTTTCATGCCATACTCCACGTTTGTTAATAGACGGACTATCCCCCAACCCCCAACACTTCCAAACTCCTGAACCATTTCCAAAACGTCTCTAAAAAGCTTGATATACTCCTCATCTCAGTCTCTTCTGGTTGGGATTCTTAGGATTTGGGTTTTCGTAATAAAAGAAAACCAAGTGATCAACCTAGAAAAACTCAGgaggagaaaaataaaataaaatgagacTTTACGTGTATGTACTGGAAGCGAAGGAGTTATCAACTTTACAAGGAGCAACAAATGCATTGGTGAAGTTACAAGTTGGTAAATACAAATCGAAAACAAGAGTTTCGAAGAAAAATATGAATCCAATATGGAATGAAGAGTTTGTGTTTAGGGTACATGCTATAGATGATGAACTTATTGTTTCTGTTTATGAATATAACATTGAACAAGATCATGGGTTTTTAATAATGTTCATGGTGAGTTATTGGGCAAGGTTAGGATTCCAGTACGGTCAATAATTAATGAAGATAAACAAACTCTGCCTCCTACTTGGTTTTCTTTAGAGAGAGATGATAATACTAATGGCAAGGATTCTTGTATGTTTTCACTTTACCTTTTCCTCTTTCTTTCAAGTTATAATTATATTCATGTTTAATTTTTAGGATTCGAACATTTTAGGATTGAAAACCTTGATTAAACCTAAAATCGGGTCTTTTTACATTCAATTTCTATGCAATgtgattatgtttcgaaatgggcaTTTCTATAGAAGGAAGTTATAGAAAGAAAAATATTCGAAATTATGTTGGGCACGGGTATCTTCAAGGAATCATGTTAAGAATTCGATGTGTAGATAGTTTGATTCATTCTTCCTTTGTTGAAATATCTTATAATGTGTTTGTAGTTTGTACCGAGGAATAAAATAATTATGATTGTGAATCATGTTAAGTTGTTTGAGTAGTAAAATTCTAATACAATGATATTGTAAACATGCATTATTTTGCTGAACGAATTTAGGTAAGGTTCTTCTCACGCTGTCATTGCGCGGAGGAGACAATACCCTGTTTTGCCTTGTCCTTCACATTCAAGGGAATATTAGCTCTCCGGAactatttcatgatattttaaaCACTAATAGTGCGTTTGGTTCAAGTTTTTGGAAGCCCAGGAATACAATTACAAGGTAATCCAATTCCAGGAATTGGATTCCTAAGAATGAGATTCCTGATTCAAATATTATTGTTTGGTTGACATAATCCAATTACAGGGTAATCAATAAATCCCAAATCACTTTAGTACCCTTCCTCCCCTTTAAAACTTTGATAGCTAAGAACAAACCAATTCTAAaagtttgaatttcaaatttctaAACCAAAATACTGTTTCTAGTAGTTCAAAATATTCAAAAAATTCTAAACAAACAAGTTGTAATACTAAAACAGCAAGGACTGAAAAGTATTGTTTCTAGTAGTTCCTCCTAACATCACTCACAAACATAAACTACATTACTTAAGAATCTTGTTCTTCACATAGTTGGATCGTTCTTCTTCCCCCATGCCGAAGAAAACCTTTGTTTTTGTAGATGAATCGAGAATAATAGATGCGGAATCTATCACCTCATCTTCAGTGAGCCCATCTATCTTATTCAACTCCTCAAACAAGCGTTTATTGACATCGGCTTCTTGAGAAAGGGACACAGGAACCGCTTCAAAGTGATCAAGTGTACCCGTCACGAATTTGCTAAACGAATTAGCCATCAAACTAAGGCCATTTGAATCTCCACTTGATTCACCGGATACAATGTCAAAGGATGATGAACGTACCCTTTTCCTTCTACCTTTACCACTATTTGACTTGGACTGATTAATTTGTTGttgatcattttcttcttccttttcttgttcgccttctttctcgatctcTTCTAGTTCTTCAGCAAGTGAAGCAGCCCCTTTACCATTTGCCCTATCTTCAGCAAATATCTCAACTAATGCATCTAAATGAGGGAATGCTTTCCCATACAGTCCCTTTGCATTTGTATGAGACTGCAAGAACAAAAGCAACAAACAGAAACTTGTTACCAGACTAGGTGATTACCATTTATACATGATTGTAATTACCATTGCATAACAACACAGATTACATTTATACAGGACTTGTGCTACTTATACATGACCTAACAGTTGAAAATGTTATCAGGTGTAACGATGATATATTGCTTACGCTTGTGGTTAGACTACTGAAAAACATCTCTGAAATAGAAACTAACTGCTCAAGGTGTACCACAAATCCACAAATCCATATATTATCCACAATTAATATGCGCCCTGAAGAAGACAAAGATAACGGCACACAGCCACAAAAAGATCGCCAAATTTTCATTTAAATGATATGCCAAGTGATTTATACCGACTATTCTCGCCCTGTTATTTTTCTGACGACAATTGTCACGTCGTTCGTATTTGTTTTGATACTTGTTGCGCTGATCACTACAATCTGTCCATGAAATGTCTGTATGTACTAACTGCTCAAGGACGAACAACTAACTGCTCAAGGTGTACCACAAATCCAACACGTTATTGTTGAGATGTCACGTAAGTTACCTAAAATCAACTCCAACTATATCAAGGACAGGTACTGACGAGGACGAACAACTAACTGCTCAAGGTGTACCACAAATCCAACACGTTATTGTTGAGATGTCACGTAAGTTACCTAAAACATTGATACTAAGATTCTATATCTGAGTGTCTGTTTCGATATATGCACATTCATATGTAATTGGCCATGACAAAATATTTAAATATAAATTATGTAAACTAGTGAACATAAAGGTGAGGAGAAAGAAATTATACGGTCTGCAGTGATAGAAGCCTATGACCACATTACTAACATGCCGCTTTAGTTATTATGGATTAGATGTTATGAAACAGGGAAGAAAACAACCTCTGACATATAGTTTACCATGAATGAATAACTCAGTAGTTTCGAAAATACCTTAGCCCAGTCATCAAATAAAATTTTTTCGCACACAAGCTTGTTGTTGATGTAATCAAATTCAAACCCACTGCCAATAGTTACCATTTCATTGATGGCCATCGCATGTTTCTTCAAAGTCTTGATTCTAGAATCGATGTTGGTAGTAGTTAACCCACAAGTTGGTAGTTTCTCAGTTAGTTTCTGCTCAATAACTTTCAAGTAGCCCGATTTAAATCCGGTATCACTTTTCCACTTGCCATCGAGCGTAAGTTCCGTCAATATATCAACCAATATGTTATCTTCAGCTTCTATCCAACTCCGATGAGGTGCCATTATTTTCCTGTTTACAAGCATTCACACAAAATAATTATAACTTCACCAATCCATGAAGAGTGAACATTACTATAATCAAGATACGGTATGCAACTTTAAGTGACCCAAAATTGAATAGCTTATAAGTCCACACATAACCAAGTCTACAACAATTTAGAGAAATCAAATTCTAAtgtgtaaagaagaaaaaatctatGAGCAGAACATTCATCAAATAAAAGATCACGAGCACCAAAAACTAAACCCTAGATTTTCCAAATTTCTAAACCAAATAACAAGATCTAAGGGAAAAAATTTAACAGCTAAAGCCTCAAAAAACAAAATACAAACTGTACCTTGCAATCATATAGACAAATTTAACAAATTACTTCAATCCACGGTAAATGTATATAGAAGGACGTACACCTCTTGTTTTCATGTCTCCAAAGAGTCTCAGTGCTTCCTCAGTATGCCCTAGCCGCCCAAATCCTTCAATTAAAGCAGTATAGGTAAGGAGATCTGGCTTAAGTCCTCTTTCACACATTTCTTGCAGGAAAACTAAGCACAGATCCATCCTTCCCAGTTTTCACAAAAAATCCAGCCAAAAAATCCAGCCACATGAGGGGCATTCTTGGTTTTTCAGCATGGACCATTCTCAATCTTTTTGTGGTAATTGATCACTtagatttgataaaaaaaaaggtcatataaggtcctccctcgcttcgctcggtcggcccaatCAATAAGGATGACGGTTAAAAATGAAGTCGttactaggggtgtaaattgggtcgGGCCGGGCATCCCgacctatttattaaatgggacggtatagggcAGGCCGGAACATCTCAAATCCTTCATATGATCAAATATTAGCAATGCTGTATCAATCTGCCCAGATTTGTCAAAGCTAGAAATAATCCTGTTCATAACCGTGGCACTTATTCATACACACTTCAACCAATTGACCCGATGCAACAAAATTCAGTCGGATGTTTGTTCTTCCACAGCTATAACATTGAGTAGATACAAGATGCAAAAGTTCATAGGTTTCATAGGAgttctcattttttttctttttggttgcgACATTATCAAACATAAATCCTTATAACTTCAATGGAGTTCAATAAACATACAGTAACAAACGAAAGTTATTAAAAATTAGACTAATACAGGAAAATCAAAGTTTTTTAACTAACTACGCGTCTACGTCTACGTGCAGTCCATCTTTCCCACATTTGATCAgctaactctttcctctgaataTCCCAATAATCTGAGGAATCAACAAATTCTATCATTCGACTTTCTTGAGGAGAAACCAAATTAACTGGTCcatcttcataattttcttcCGGTAGAAATTCATCCATAGGCATTTCTCTCCTAATAAGGTTATGGATCAAACAACAAGCCATGATAAAACGACAATGTATGTTTACTGGATACCATGAAGGACTCTGAAGTATTGCCCATCTCATTTTCAACAATCCAAAAACGCGTTCAATCACATTCCTAGCCCtacaatgtttcatattgaataGTTCTTCAGCTGTCCTTGGTTCTAAACGACCTTGCCCCCATTCCTTTAAATGATAACGTTGACCTCTAAAAGGCGCAAGAAATCCTCCACTATTCGGATAACCGGCATCGACAAGGTAATAGTAACCTAGACAAGTCAGCATGCAAAAACCATCATTATCTCACTAAAGAACACTAGAAACACCCATTCTTTTAATACATTAATGAACTTACCTTGTGGAACTTCTAAgccattctttttgtatattgCTTCTCTAAGAACACGAGAATCGGCAGCTGAACCTTCCCAGCCAGGATACACATATATAACCTCCAAGTTATGGGAGCATACACATAATACATTAGTTGCAATCGAGCTCTTCCTTGTACGATACCTAGGCTTGTCTTCGGTTGCCACATGGATACTAATATGTGTTCCATTTAATGCCCCTAGGCAGTTCTAAAGGTAAACAAGGTATTACTGATTCATTAAGGATACGGGGTATATTCTTAAAAGACATGAAACATCAAAGTTTGAGTTCATACCTTGAAGCAATTCCATCTCTCATCAACAGAACTTGTAGCCACTGCAACTGGTTGTTTAAGCAACTCCCCTTGAAGTCTAATAACTCCTTTCAACACCGTGTTTACATATCTGCTAATGGTTTCTCCAGATCGCTTGAACATAAACCATACAACTCTATTCTTATGGTGATGTGCAATTACATACAAAAATACTGCAACCATTTCTTCAACATCAGAATTCCTATTATCTTCTAGTCCGCTTATGGTGGATAGCTTATGGAAAAGTATTCGAAAAGTACGTCTATCGAGGCGAAGTTGCGATTTACATTTTGTGTCGCTTTTGTAAACTAAATCTTGCATCACCCACAATCGTACGGTAGTCGTTTCAAAACGATCATTTGATCTTAACACGCAACTTTGGTAACGCAGAACATATGAATAAAAGTAGACGTAAAATAAAGTTACAGCATCCAACGTTGTTCGGATATTATCATTCATCATttctagttttcttttctttgtcaagACTAGAGGAGCCATACTGGAAGTTGGTCTGAGTTCAACAAGCATAAGAAAAGAACAGTCAAGCATAATAAACACATGTACAGTATTTCCAGGTTGGAGGCAAGCTACATTCAGATAGAAAATAATGCACATATACAGAATACAgaaaagcaatcaaaatcaatgaTTCTAAACTGATTGTGTAATAGTAGCCTAGGTGTAATCGTACTTGTTCTTTACAAGGATATCACGAGTGTATAAAGTAATGTCTTATGGTACAGACTCAACAAGAAAAACAGAACACGAAAGTTAATAATAGTACTTACGAGAAAAGTTAAAGCAAATCGAGACGCCCTTCCTGATTGTGTAACTTGTAGTAGAACAACAATGACCTATATGTGAAAAATAGAAATGAGAACTAGTCAGTCGATGCATATACATCAGCAAACTATGAAGACAATTTAActggaacaacaacaaaaatagacaGACTTCTACATCATTCTTCCGATCCAAAAttcgtttctttttttctttttttcctctatCCAAATTCACTCCGACATTCTTCCAAACAAGAACCAATTGTTCTCACGTGATGCACGTGCACTGTACTATCTAGAAGAGTGAGGAGGGAGGGGGACCATTATCACTCAGCTCAGCCACCCCTAAGTCTGAAAGTCTGATCAAGTCCGTGACAGTCTTATTAGACTCTAGAGCTCCTCACTTGTAACCAAGTGGTAGAAAGTTTTTCCCTACCAAACAGGGCAAACGACACAACAAACACTTTTCTGCTTTCATTAAGTAGCTTCTCATTCAATTTATGCATAAAAGTAAACACAAAGTTGGGTTTGCAGAAGTAAATACTCAGCAAACCCAATTCACGAGAGTACACGAAATTCCATTTTCATCTGGTACTTGAAATAACTGTTCACTAGACGAGCACAGGATAAGTGAGCAAAGAGTAAAACAGGTAAGAcaaattgtatatatttattactaGGTATTGATTCCAGTCTTATCCTTCCATTTTAAGCAAAAACTATAATAATAACCAGACAAAAACCAATCGCAATGTTAAGGATATACTGGATAACTAAAGTTTGTTTAAACACCACATCATGGGTAAGACATCCGTCGTCAGGCTTTGTGAATAAAGTTCAAGAAAGATTTGTTCTCAGGCACTACAGTACAGCAATGCTTCCGAACTCAAGGTCAGATCGCTTAAATTTTAGTTCTTTCAGACATATGTTAGCATACCTAGTGTAACACCAACCATACACAAATATTGAGCTTATCATGAGCCAACAAGCTGGCCATCCTATTTAGAGATGTGAGAGGTGAAATAATTGTACTAACTTTTGTAAATATTGTGAAA includes:
- the LOC113344032 gene encoding protein ALP1-like, which gives rise to MEHILSSIATNVLCVCSHNLEVIYVYPGWEGSAADSRVLREAIYKKNGLEVPQGYYYLVDAGYPNSGGFLAPFRGQRYHLKEWGQGRLEPRTAEELFNMKHCRARNVIERVFGLLKMRWAILQSPSWYPVNIHCRFIMACCLIHNLIRREMPMDEFLPEENYEDGPVNLVSPQESRMIEFVDSSDYWDIQRKELADQMWERWTARRRRRVVS